A genome region from Candidatus Woesearchaeota archaeon includes the following:
- a CDS encoding Glu-tRNA(Gln) amidotransferase GatDE subunit D (allows the formation of correctly charged Gln-tRNA(Gln) through the transamidation of misacylated Glu-tRNA(Gln) in organisms which lack glutaminyl-tRNA synthetase; forms a heterotetramer of GatD2E2), producing MKPGDKVRILVDDEELVGIYLPRPELLDPNIFVLKLENGYNIGIDRSKIQSHEVLESYVPVSKQKKPLQPNSSLPTVSILSFGGTIASKVDYRTGGVSASYDASDFVEM from the coding sequence ATGAAGCCAGGTGATAAAGTAAGGATACTTGTAGATGATGAAGAGCTTGTGGGAATTTACCTTCCGCGTCCAGAACTTCTTGATCCAAACATCTTTGTCCTCAAACTTGAAAACGGGTATAACATCGGCATTGACAGATCAAAGATCCAAAGCCATGAAGTGCTTGAATCCTACGTACCCGTTTCAAAGCAGAAAAAACCTCTTCAACCAAACTCGTCTCTTCCTACCGTTTCAATACTCTCCTTTGGAGGGACCATTGCAAGTAAGGTTGATTACCGCACGGGTGGAGTGAGTGCAAGCTATGATGCTTCTGATTTTGTTGAAATG
- a CDS encoding deoxyhypusine synthase, translating to MMYVKDIKWEKGMRVTDLVTQMGAAGFQGTELDRCATAIAKMKKEGAKIFLTFTSNMVTSGLRGLFSQMIQLEMAHAIVTTVGAIEEDIMRASGEEFILGQFHSDDVELYEKGLNRVGNLMIANESYARFEDMISPLLRMLYEKKPRWAVSEMLKEIGLTLQDEGSIIFQAAKHDVPVFCPGITDGAFGFHLYMFQQKHPDFVVDVVKDFKNIIHCTSYDDKKGIIALGGSISKHHAILATLLNGGLDYAVYMTTARSSSGSMSGATTQEAKSWGKIKDDSDAAMVIGDVSITFPLALTKALDQLSEEGIING from the coding sequence ATAATGTATGTCAAGGATATAAAATGGGAAAAAGGAATGCGTGTCACTGATCTTGTAACGCAAATGGGAGCAGCAGGTTTTCAAGGAACAGAACTTGATCGCTGCGCAACAGCAATAGCGAAGATGAAAAAGGAAGGTGCAAAAATCTTCTTAACCTTCACATCAAACATGGTGACCTCTGGATTAAGAGGACTGTTTTCCCAAATGATTCAACTGGAAATGGCGCATGCAATAGTCACAACAGTGGGAGCAATAGAAGAGGATATTATGCGTGCAAGTGGAGAAGAGTTCATACTAGGACAGTTTCATTCTGATGATGTTGAACTTTACGAGAAAGGGCTTAACCGTGTAGGAAACCTGATGATTGCAAATGAGTCTTACGCACGATTTGAGGATATGATAAGTCCTCTTCTTAGAATGCTCTACGAGAAAAAACCTCGCTGGGCAGTATCTGAAATGTTAAAAGAAATCGGCCTTACTCTCCAAGATGAGGGATCAATAATCTTCCAAGCAGCAAAGCACGATGTCCCTGTGTTTTGTCCTGGAATTACCGACGGCGCTTTCGGGTTCCATCTCTACATGTTCCAACAAAAACATCCTGATTTTGTTGTTGATGTTGTTAAGGATTTCAAAAATATCATTCACTGCACAAGTTACGACGACAAAAAGGGAATTATCGCACTCGGAGGCTCTATTTCAAAGCACCATGCAATTCTTGCAACACTTCTCAACGGAGGTCTTGACTACGCAGTATACATGACAACGGCAAGATCTTCAAGCGGATCGATGAGTGGTGCTACAACTCAAGAGGCAAAAAGTTGGGGAAAGATTAAAGATGATAGTGATGCTGCGATGGTTATTGGCGATGTATCAATAACATTTCCTCTAGCGCTTACAAAGGCACTTGATCAACTAAGTGAGGAAGGAATTATCAATGGCTAG
- a CDS encoding decarboxylase, with protein sequence MARFIVNRNVLKEQYQSLVDLGFLTAYSVKTNPDVVPFLEEDTNCLFSIVAGESADHVKDKSRLWFIAQAWDGQEILELLERGITKFVVDNECDLLTLKKALVKTEQSIDLQLRMKIREHTIYTGKHYVFGMSSEMINEEIAQLKNHPKINSLGVHFYRKTQNVSEWNFIDELERALTKETLKTIDSLNIGGGLPVKYANSNIDVLPSIFEKLKALVMWCKEQNITPMMEPGRYIVAPAVKLEAKIIAKYENTLILDCSIFNGALDTALLGLRLLVEGEGEGEEYLIKGRTPDSTDIFRYKVKLPRKEVGDTIVFLNAGAYTFTTDFCGLKKITLETQTP encoded by the coding sequence ATGGCTAGGTTTATTGTTAATCGTAACGTACTCAAAGAACAATATCAAAGCCTCGTTGATCTTGGCTTTCTCACAGCATACTCTGTAAAGACCAATCCTGACGTAGTTCCTTTTCTTGAAGAGGACACGAACTGTCTTTTTAGTATTGTTGCAGGAGAGAGTGCAGATCATGTCAAGGATAAAAGCCGTTTGTGGTTTATTGCTCAGGCATGGGATGGGCAAGAAATTCTTGAACTTCTTGAAAGAGGCATTACAAAATTCGTAGTGGATAATGAATGCGATCTCTTAACACTCAAAAAAGCACTTGTGAAAACAGAGCAGAGCATTGACTTACAACTGCGCATGAAGATCAGGGAGCATACGATCTACACAGGAAAGCACTATGTGTTTGGAATGTCTTCAGAGATGATTAATGAGGAGATTGCACAGCTCAAGAACCATCCAAAAATAAACTCTCTTGGTGTTCACTTCTATCGCAAGACGCAAAACGTCTCGGAGTGGAATTTTATTGACGAGCTTGAACGAGCACTTACCAAAGAGACACTTAAGACCATTGACAGCCTAAATATTGGGGGAGGATTACCTGTTAAATACGCGAATTCGAATATTGATGTTCTCCCTTCCATCTTTGAGAAGCTCAAAGCATTGGTTATGTGGTGCAAAGAGCAAAATATTACGCCGATGATGGAGCCAGGACGGTACATCGTAGCACCTGCTGTGAAGCTTGAAGCCAAGATCATAGCAAAGTATGAGAACACATTAATCCTTGATTGCTCTATTTTCAACGGAGCACTTGACACAGCTCTTCTCGGATTACGCCTGCTTGTAGAAGGAGAGGGCGAAGGAGAAGAGTATCTGATCAAAGGAAGAACGCCCGATTCAACAGATATCTTCAGGTACAAGGTCAAGCTTCCCCGAAAAGAAGTAGGGGACACTATTGTGTTCCTCAATGCAGGAGCGTATACGTTCACGACTGATTTTTGCGGCCTTAAGAAGATTACATTAGAAACTCAAACCCCTTAA
- a CDS encoding AAA family ATPase: MKELELKVAEAVQDDVNKGIVRIDANLMAEISVRPGDIVELEGGRKTVGIVDRAYPGDLGLNIIRMDGILRRNAKTGIGEIIKVRKASVSAAKKVTIVPARHGIFIRAPPELFKRGLLGRAVVLGDILALGGTRRRRNIMSQSPVEDIFSMLDESMMGFNLGDIKLIVAKTDPKGPVLITQETEVIYKNEPIEEVEESKVIPDVTYEDIGGLKEEIKKIREMVEIPLKHPEIFERLGIEPPKGVLLHGPPGTGKTLLARAVASETNSNFTVINGPEIMSKYYGQSEENLRKIFEEAEKNAPSIIFIDEIDAIATKREDTKGEVERRVVAQLLALMDGLNSRGKVVVIAATNIPNALDPALRRPGRFDREIEIGVPNKDGRLNILKIHTRGMPLAKEVDLDKLAEVTYGFVGADIAALAKEAAMIVLRRVLPDLHLDKDDPIPVELLDKLRITQDDFIEALKVVRPSALREVLITVPTTTWDDIGGLDDIKQKLKEAVEWPLKQPEAFSRLGVRPPKGILLYGPPGTGKTMLAKAVANESDANFISVKGPELLSKWVGESERGIRKVFEKARQVSPTIIFFDEIDSLAPKRGGGGGDSNVTDRVVNQLLTEIDGLEEMHDVVIIGATNRPDIVDSALLRPGRFDRVLMAPVPDVEAREKIFKVHTAKMPLAQDVNIKELAAKAEGYVGADIEALCREAALHALRKNMDAKEVSLDDFEDAFKVVRPSVSKEIEEVYKSLEAHFRAQRAEEIKKKKVDYFG; this comes from the coding sequence ATGAAAGAACTTGAGTTAAAAGTCGCGGAAGCTGTACAAGATGATGTTAATAAAGGCATTGTTCGCATAGATGCCAATCTCATGGCAGAAATTTCTGTACGTCCCGGAGATATTGTTGAGCTAGAAGGAGGACGTAAAACAGTGGGTATTGTTGATCGCGCATATCCTGGAGACCTTGGCCTTAACATCATCCGAATGGACGGCATTCTGCGAAGAAATGCGAAGACAGGAATCGGCGAGATTATTAAAGTACGCAAGGCATCTGTGAGTGCTGCAAAAAAAGTGACGATTGTTCCTGCGCGTCACGGAATCTTTATTCGAGCTCCCCCTGAACTCTTCAAAAGAGGTCTTCTTGGACGAGCAGTAGTTCTTGGAGATATTCTCGCCCTTGGAGGAACACGAAGACGCCGCAACATCATGAGCCAGTCCCCCGTTGAAGACATTTTCTCCATGCTTGATGAGAGCATGATGGGATTCAACCTAGGAGACATCAAACTTATCGTAGCAAAAACAGATCCGAAAGGTCCCGTACTTATCACTCAGGAAACAGAAGTCATTTACAAAAACGAACCTATTGAAGAAGTTGAGGAGAGTAAAGTTATTCCAGATGTTACTTATGAAGATATTGGAGGGCTCAAAGAAGAGATCAAAAAGATAAGGGAAATGGTTGAAATCCCTCTCAAACATCCTGAAATCTTTGAGCGCCTTGGCATTGAACCTCCAAAAGGAGTCCTTCTTCATGGACCTCCAGGAACAGGAAAAACACTTCTCGCGCGTGCAGTTGCCTCCGAGACGAACTCTAACTTTACCGTTATTAACGGTCCTGAGATTATGTCCAAGTATTATGGACAATCAGAAGAAAACCTGCGTAAAATCTTTGAAGAAGCAGAAAAAAATGCACCTTCCATCATTTTTATCGATGAGATTGATGCAATTGCAACCAAAAGAGAAGATACCAAAGGAGAAGTTGAAAGAAGAGTTGTTGCACAACTTCTCGCACTTATGGACGGTCTTAACTCTCGAGGAAAGGTTGTTGTTATAGCTGCAACAAATATTCCCAATGCTCTTGATCCCGCCCTCAGAAGACCTGGACGCTTTGATAGAGAAATTGAAATAGGTGTTCCTAACAAAGACGGACGACTTAACATTCTTAAAATTCACACAAGAGGTATGCCTCTTGCAAAAGAGGTTGACCTTGATAAACTTGCGGAAGTAACCTATGGTTTTGTTGGAGCTGATATAGCAGCGCTTGCAAAAGAAGCTGCAATGATTGTTCTTAGACGCGTCCTTCCCGACCTCCATCTTGACAAAGACGACCCCATTCCTGTTGAACTCCTTGATAAACTCCGCATCACCCAAGACGATTTTATTGAAGCGCTTAAAGTAGTGCGGCCCTCTGCCCTTCGAGAGGTACTTATCACCGTTCCCACCACTACTTGGGATGATATTGGCGGTCTTGACGATATTAAACAAAAACTCAAAGAGGCTGTTGAATGGCCTCTTAAACAGCCAGAAGCATTTTCTCGTCTAGGGGTGAGACCGCCTAAAGGAATTCTTCTCTACGGCCCTCCAGGAACAGGAAAAACTATGCTTGCAAAAGCAGTTGCTAACGAGAGTGATGCGAATTTCATCTCCGTTAAGGGTCCCGAGCTTCTCTCTAAATGGGTTGGAGAGTCTGAACGAGGTATTCGCAAGGTCTTTGAAAAAGCACGCCAGGTAAGTCCCACCATTATCTTCTTTGATGAGATTGATAGCCTTGCCCCTAAACGTGGTGGCGGGGGTGGTGACTCCAATGTTACTGATCGCGTTGTAAACCAACTTCTTACCGAAATTGACGGTCTTGAAGAAATGCATGATGTTGTTATCATTGGGGCTACTAACAGACCTGATATTGTAGATTCTGCTCTTCTTAGGCCTGGACGATTTGATCGCGTCTTGATGGCGCCTGTTCCAGACGTGGAAGCAAGAGAGAAAATCTTCAAAGTGCACACTGCAAAAATGCCCTTGGCACAAGATGTTAATATCAAAGAGCTTGCAGCAAAGGCAGAAGGATATGTCGGCGCAGATATTGAAGCCCTTTGCAGAGAAGCTGCTCTGCATGCTTTGCGTAAGAATATGGACGCTAAGGAAGTTAGTTTAGATGATTTTGAAGATGCCTTTAAAGTCGTACGCCCATCAGTTTCCAAAGAAATTGAGGAAGTCTACAAGTCTCTTGAAGCCCATTTTAGAGCTCAACGCGCAGAAGAAATTAAGAAGAAGAAAGTTGATTACTTTGGTTGA
- a CDS encoding TatD family deoxyribonuclease produces the protein MYVDVHAHLDVEEFREDLPEVIQRAEDAGVRLIVANGTNVKSNRAVLHLARKYTVIRAALGFYPLEIVKSSVQEIEEELEFIKKHKDDIVAIGEVGLDLYWDKSPTNFEKQKTFFIKIIELANKIQKPIIVHSRKAELETIEILEEHSACPVILHSYGGKHKYVDRCVERGWYFTVAANIERSESLQGLVQRVPSDLLLTETDCPYLAPVKGERSEPKDVVLAARKIAQIKGVEEVEMRNILFMNAQRLFY, from the coding sequence ATGTATGTTGATGTTCATGCTCATTTAGATGTAGAAGAATTCCGGGAAGATCTTCCTGAAGTCATTCAGCGAGCAGAAGATGCTGGCGTTCGCCTTATTGTTGCAAATGGAACAAATGTTAAGAGTAATCGCGCAGTTCTTCATCTTGCAAGGAAATATACAGTCATTAGGGCAGCTCTTGGTTTTTATCCTCTTGAAATTGTAAAGTCTTCTGTTCAAGAAATTGAAGAAGAGCTCGAGTTTATCAAAAAACACAAAGATGACATCGTTGCGATTGGAGAAGTGGGGTTGGATCTTTACTGGGATAAATCTCCTACAAATTTTGAAAAACAAAAGACGTTTTTCATTAAAATTATTGAATTGGCAAATAAGATTCAAAAGCCAATCATTGTTCATTCAAGAAAAGCTGAGCTAGAAACTATTGAAATTCTTGAGGAACACTCTGCATGTCCGGTTATTCTACATTCATACGGTGGAAAGCACAAATATGTTGATCGTTGCGTTGAACGCGGGTGGTATTTTACCGTTGCAGCAAATATTGAGAGGTCAGAGTCGTTGCAGGGATTAGTACAAAGAGTCCCAAGTGATCTTTTGCTTACAGAAACAGATTGTCCGTATCTCGCGCCCGTAAAAGGTGAGCGCTCAGAGCCAAAAGATGTAGTCCTAGCGGCAAGAAAAATAGCGCAGATTAAAGGAGTAGAAGAAGTAGAGATGAGGAATATTCTTTTCATGAATGCTCAACGCTTGTTCTATTAA
- a CDS encoding archease: MPYKILPHTADWMVEATGNTLEEAFAEAARGAFEVICPPDEVRKAQSFPIKVQAKRLMSLLYEFIEELIVLTDTEGFLLNSLSDMKIVQNEDGFTLTAIAWGDHYKNYDVKSAIKSMTYSDMLIKEEQGKYRVRITVDI; encoded by the coding sequence ATGCCTTACAAAATTCTGCCTCATACAGCCGATTGGATGGTTGAAGCAACAGGTAACACGCTAGAAGAAGCATTTGCAGAAGCGGCAAGAGGTGCTTTTGAAGTAATTTGCCCACCTGACGAAGTAAGGAAGGCACAAAGCTTTCCGATTAAAGTGCAGGCAAAGCGTTTGATGTCCTTACTCTATGAATTTATAGAGGAGCTCATCGTCCTTACAGACACAGAGGGGTTCCTTCTTAACTCTTTGAGTGATATGAAGATTGTGCAAAATGAGGATGGTTTTACCCTCACTGCAATAGCATGGGGGGACCATTACAAAAACTATGATGTGAAATCAGCGATCAAATCCATGACCTATTCCGATATGCTTATTAAAGAAGAGCAAGGAAAATATCGAGTAAGGATAACTGTTGATATATGA
- a CDS encoding RtcB family protein, with protein sequence MKIKKISDSQIEIEKEGAMRVPVRVFTSDVLFEKLKEDKSLQQGINVATLPGIQKASYIMPDAHMGYGFSIGGVAGFDAQEGIISPGGIGFDINCGVRVLATNLTVEDVRPKMHELLTALFEAVPSGVGSESKFKLSREEMDEVLLKGARWALERGYGEEEDLELTEEGGCFPDPDPSLVSPRAKKRGKDQLGTLGSGNHFLEIQSVDEIYDEEIARRFGITKTGQVVIMIHCGSRGLGHQVCSDFLRKMEEQQPELADSLPDRDLMYAPAQSQIAKDYFKAMQAAANFAFCNRQIIAHQVRKTFKEVFPGCEVKQVYDIAHNIAKLEEHDVDGVKKQLYVHRKGATRAFGPGRKEIPEKYRDIGQPILIPGSMGTASFILVGTQKAMEISMGSTAHGAGRVMSRSQAKREFDAKQIKEELAQKNIMIKSASMRGITEEAPQVYKDVDEVVKVSHEAGIGKLVVRVVPLGVVKG encoded by the coding sequence ATGAAAATAAAAAAAATCTCGGATTCGCAAATTGAAATTGAAAAAGAAGGTGCAATGCGTGTGCCTGTAAGGGTGTTTACATCAGACGTTCTTTTTGAAAAACTCAAAGAGGATAAATCATTACAACAAGGAATCAACGTAGCAACCCTCCCAGGCATTCAAAAAGCATCGTACATTATGCCCGATGCACATATGGGCTATGGCTTTTCAATCGGTGGAGTCGCAGGTTTTGATGCGCAAGAAGGAATTATCTCCCCTGGAGGAATTGGATTTGACATTAATTGCGGAGTGCGGGTTCTTGCAACAAATCTTACTGTTGAAGATGTTCGACCTAAAATGCATGAATTACTCACAGCGCTCTTCGAAGCAGTCCCCTCGGGAGTTGGCTCAGAATCAAAGTTTAAGCTTAGCAGGGAAGAGATGGATGAAGTATTGCTTAAAGGAGCGCGTTGGGCATTAGAAAGAGGATATGGCGAAGAAGAAGATCTCGAACTTACAGAAGAAGGTGGGTGTTTCCCAGATCCGGATCCTTCATTGGTTTCTCCTCGTGCAAAAAAAAGAGGAAAAGATCAACTAGGAACCTTGGGTTCAGGTAATCACTTCTTAGAAATTCAGTCTGTTGATGAGATTTATGATGAAGAAATAGCGCGTCGTTTTGGAATTACTAAGACGGGTCAAGTTGTTATTATGATTCATTGTGGATCGAGAGGTCTTGGACATCAGGTTTGTTCAGATTTCTTGCGTAAAATGGAAGAACAACAACCAGAACTTGCTGACAGCCTTCCTGATCGTGATCTCATGTACGCACCAGCACAGTCTCAAATAGCAAAAGACTACTTTAAAGCGATGCAAGCGGCTGCAAATTTTGCGTTTTGCAATAGGCAGATCATAGCACATCAGGTCAGAAAAACATTCAAAGAAGTATTTCCTGGTTGTGAAGTAAAACAAGTGTATGACATCGCGCATAACATTGCAAAACTTGAAGAACATGATGTTGATGGTGTTAAAAAGCAATTGTATGTCCACAGAAAAGGAGCTACACGAGCGTTTGGTCCTGGAAGAAAAGAAATTCCTGAAAAGTACAGAGATATTGGACAACCAATTCTCATACCCGGTTCCATGGGAACCGCATCGTTTATTCTTGTAGGAACACAAAAAGCAATGGAGATCTCTATGGGCTCAACAGCACATGGGGCGGGGAGGGTTATGTCAAGATCACAAGCAAAAAGAGAATTTGACGCAAAACAAATCAAAGAAGAACTTGCACAGAAAAACATTATGATTAAATCAGCGTCTATGCGGGGGATTACAGAAGAAGCCCCTCAAGTATACAAAGATGTTGATGAAGTTGTAAAGGTGTCGCATGAAGCAGGTATTGGGAAACTGGTAGTAAGAGTTGTTCCGCTTGGCGTAGTTAAGGGATAA